In a single window of the Rhineura floridana isolate rRhiFlo1 chromosome 3, rRhiFlo1.hap2, whole genome shotgun sequence genome:
- the RHO gene encoding rhodopsin has protein sequence MNGTEGNNFYIPMSNKTGVVRSPYEYPQYYLADPWQFSALAAYMFLLILLGFPINFLTLYVTIQHKKLRTPLNYILLNLAIANLFMVLMGFTTTMYTSMNGHFVFGTVGCNIEGFFATMGGETALWSLVVLAVERYVVVCKPMSNFRFSETHAIIGVGFTWIMALACAGPPLLGWSRYIPEGMQCSCGVDYYTPNPEVHNESFVIYMFVVHFVTPLTIIFFCYGRLVCTVKQAAAQQQESATTQKAEKEVTRMVVIMVISFLVCWVPYASVAFYIFTHQGSDFGPVFMTIPAFFAKSSAIYNPVIYILMNKQFRNCMITTLCCGKNPLAEEDTSAGTKTETVSTSQVSPA, from the exons ATGAATGGAACAGAAGGTAATAATTTTTACATCCCCATGTCCAACAAGACTGGTGTTGTTCGGAGTCCATATGAGTATCCTCAGTACTATCTGGCAGACCCATGGCAGttttctgcactggctgcttacATGTTTCTTCTGATTCTTCTGGGATTCCCGATCAACTTCCTGACTCTCTACGTCACAATCCAACACAAGAAACTCAGAACACCTCTGAACTATATCCTTTTAAATTTGGCCATAGCCAATCTCTTCATGGTCTTAATGGGCTTCACCACTACCATGTACACATCTATGAATGGACATTTTGTTTTTGGAACAGTAGGATGCAATATTGAAGGCTTCTTTGCTACAATGGGCG gtgagacagccctatggtctCTGGTAGTCCTGGCTGTTGAAAGATATGTGGTGGTCTGCAAGCCCATGAGCAACTTTCGTTTCAGTGAGACCCATGCCATCATAGGGGTGGGTTTTACTTGGATTATGGCCTTGGCCTGTGCTGGTCCTCCTCTCCTTGGGTGGTCAAG GTATATCCCAGAAGGTATGCAGTGCTCGTGTGGAGTTGATTATTATACACCAAACCCGGAGGTCCACAATGAGTCCTTTGTCATCTACATGTTTGTGGTACACTTTGTCACACCATTGACTATTATCTTCTTCTGCTATGGGCGCCTTGTCTGTACTGTTAAACAG GCTGCAGCTCAGCAACAGGAGTCTGCCACCACCCAGAAAGCTGAGAAAGAAGTCACACGCATGGTTGTCATCATGGTCATTTCCTTCCTTGTCTGCTGGGTCCCCTATGCCAGTGTTGCTTTCTACATCTTCACTCACCAAGGATCAGACTTTGGTCCTGTGTTTATGACTATCCCGGCCTTCTTTGCCAAGAGCTCCGCTATTTACAATCCGGTGATTTACATCTTAATGAATAAACAG ttCCGTAACTGTATGATCACCACCCTCTGCTGTGGAAAGAATCCTTTGGCTGAGGAGGACACCTCTGCTGGAACTAAGACAGAGACTGTCTCCACAAGTCAGGTCTCCCCAGCCTAG